One Paenibacillus riograndensis SBR5 DNA segment encodes these proteins:
- a CDS encoding glycoside hydrolase family 2 protein, with protein MKNYPRPQFVRSEWLDLNGEWDFSFDDDEAGVAERWMEHFPAAQKINVPFTYETRASGIGEEKFHAQIWYRRKWILSPEAEGKQTILHFEGVDYKATCYVNGSFAGEHEGAYARFSLDISGLLKQDAENEIVLKVEDSDSCLQPRGKQRWAGRNHDSFYVQTTGIWKSVWLEHVHETRLDTVKMTPDIDRQMIRFDFRMHGTKNKKDLRLETEITFKGETVRKLSLSVDRAWLTAETGMMSGINGPWLQNLWSPDHPNLFDVEFVLYEGDRELDRVGSYFGMRKISIRDGQILLNNIPLYQRLILDQGYWTESHLTPPSEEALIEDIEAIAGMGYNGLRKHMKIEDARFLYWCDVKGMLVWSEMAAAFEYNDEAVERFTKEWIEVVQQQYNHPCIITWVPFNESWGIQNISHDDRQQKFTEGIYYLTKSIDPHRPVITNDGWEHTISDILTLHDYVERGEDLYKTYKDKDSITGSSGTYNEWKFAFAHGYSYKGQPIIISEFGGIAFRSEHGWGYGNQVDNEEAFLERFGSITGAIKAIPFISGYCYTQITDVQHEVNGLLTEGRKPKVALEKIREINLG; from the coding sequence ATGAAAAATTATCCGCGGCCCCAATTTGTACGGAGCGAGTGGCTGGATCTGAACGGGGAGTGGGATTTCAGTTTCGATGATGACGAAGCCGGTGTTGCAGAACGGTGGATGGAGCATTTTCCGGCTGCACAAAAAATCAACGTTCCCTTTACCTATGAAACCCGGGCGAGCGGGATCGGCGAGGAGAAATTCCATGCGCAGATCTGGTACCGCAGAAAATGGATACTTTCTCCAGAGGCGGAAGGGAAACAGACGATCCTGCATTTCGAAGGTGTGGATTACAAAGCCACCTGCTATGTAAACGGCAGTTTTGCGGGGGAGCATGAGGGGGCGTATGCCCGGTTTTCCTTGGATATTTCCGGTCTGCTTAAGCAAGACGCTGAAAATGAAATTGTGCTGAAAGTGGAAGACAGCGATAGCTGTCTGCAGCCCCGGGGCAAGCAGCGCTGGGCCGGACGGAATCATGATTCATTTTATGTGCAGACGACAGGCATTTGGAAAAGCGTCTGGCTCGAACATGTCCATGAAACCCGTTTGGATACGGTGAAAATGACGCCGGACATCGACCGCCAAATGATCCGGTTTGATTTCCGCATGCACGGTACGAAAAACAAAAAAGATCTCCGGCTGGAGACGGAAATTACATTTAAGGGTGAAACGGTAAGAAAGCTGAGCTTATCGGTGGACAGAGCCTGGCTGACGGCGGAAACCGGCATGATGAGCGGCATCAACGGACCTTGGCTGCAAAACCTGTGGTCTCCGGACCATCCCAATCTGTTTGATGTGGAGTTTGTGCTGTATGAAGGAGATCGGGAGCTCGACCGGGTGGGCTCCTATTTCGGCATGCGTAAAATCTCGATCAGAGACGGACAAATCCTGCTGAACAATATTCCCCTGTACCAAAGATTGATTCTGGATCAGGGCTACTGGACTGAAAGTCACCTGACGCCTCCGTCCGAAGAAGCGCTGATAGAAGATATCGAGGCGATCGCCGGGATGGGCTACAACGGTTTGCGCAAGCATATGAAAATTGAAGACGCGCGGTTCCTATACTGGTGTGATGTCAAAGGTATGCTGGTCTGGTCCGAAATGGCGGCTGCATTTGAATATAACGATGAGGCTGTGGAGCGTTTTACCAAGGAGTGGATTGAGGTTGTGCAGCAGCAGTACAATCATCCCTGTATTATTACCTGGGTGCCTTTTAATGAATCCTGGGGCATTCAGAATATTAGCCATGACGACCGGCAGCAAAAATTTACGGAAGGTATTTATTATTTGACCAAATCTATCGATCCACATCGTCCGGTCATCACTAATGACGGCTGGGAGCACACCATTTCAGATATTTTGACTCTTCATGATTATGTGGAGCGGGGCGAAGATTTGTATAAAACCTACAAGGATAAAGACTCGATTACGGGCAGCAGCGGTACGTACAACGAATGGAAATTTGCGTTCGCTCACGGCTACAGTTATAAAGGCCAGCCGATTATCATCAGCGAGTTCGGAGGGATTGCCTTCAGGAGTGAGCATGGCTGGGGTTACGGCAACCAGGTGGATAATGAGGAAGCTTTCCTGGAGCGGTTCGGCAGCATAACCGGTGCGATTAAAGCCATTCCGTTTATTTCCGGCTACTGTTATACGCAGATTACGGACGTGCAGCATGAGGTTAACGGTCTGCTGACCGAAGGCCGAAAACCGAAAGTAGCACTGGAAAAGATCCGGGAGATTAATTTGGGATAG
- a CDS encoding alpha/beta hydrolase, with protein MTKTVEIKKAGTKNRKKRNLWLKIFGGILGALVLFMGIVFIVNVISNGVEKKKIESYGQYVNVDGKKMNVLIQGSGEQTVVLLPGQGTPSPALDFKLLIDELSPDYKVVAIEPFGYGLSDETEKERTTENIISEIHEAVQQLGIDHYVLMGHSITGLYGVSYVNAYPDEVLAFVGIDSSVPNQPGMDVKLPLKSMQFLQKSGLMRLFQKVSGDPYKSLAFDEHTKEQMRLISNQVAVNSTMMDELRHLGSNFKNGEQLTYPHELPLLLFVQANNEDIKQWIPLHEEQVKHSAQGKMILMDGSHYLHHTKFKEIAEAFKAFMKQIQ; from the coding sequence GTGACAAAAACGGTGGAAATCAAAAAAGCCGGGACTAAAAACCGCAAAAAACGGAACTTATGGTTAAAAATATTTGGAGGTATTCTCGGGGCGCTTGTGCTGTTCATGGGCATCGTGTTTATCGTTAATGTAATCAGTAACGGGGTCGAGAAAAAGAAAATCGAATCGTATGGCCAGTATGTTAATGTGGATGGAAAAAAAATGAATGTGCTCATTCAAGGCAGTGGCGAACAGACTGTCGTTCTCCTTCCGGGACAAGGAACCCCGTCGCCTGCGCTTGATTTCAAATTGTTGATCGATGAATTGTCTCCGGATTACAAGGTCGTAGCGATCGAGCCTTTCGGTTATGGGCTCAGCGACGAAACCGAGAAAGAGAGAACAACAGAGAATATCATCAGCGAAATTCACGAAGCTGTGCAGCAGCTGGGAATTGACCATTACGTTCTGATGGGACATTCTATCACTGGACTTTACGGAGTGTCCTATGTGAATGCCTATCCGGATGAAGTTCTTGCTTTTGTCGGCATCGATAGCAGCGTTCCTAATCAACCCGGCATGGATGTCAAATTGCCTTTGAAATCCATGCAGTTTCTTCAAAAATCAGGCCTGATGAGATTGTTCCAAAAAGTAAGCGGAGATCCATATAAGTCGCTTGCATTCGATGAGCATACCAAAGAACAGATGCGTTTGATTTCGAATCAAGTCGCGGTCAATTCAACGATGATGGATGAGCTCAGACACCTCGGTTCCAATTTCAAAAATGGGGAACAGCTCACCTACCCTCATGAATTGCCGTTGCTTCTCTTCGTGCAAGCGAATAACGAGGACATTAAGCAATGGATTCCGCTGCATGAGGAGCAGGTCAAACATTCCGCACAGGGCAAAATGATCCTGATGGATGGTTCCCATTACCTGCATCATACGAAATTCAAGGAAATCGCCGAAGCATTCAAAGCGTTCATGAAGCAAATCCAATAG
- a CDS encoding alpha/beta fold hydrolase, translated as MDLFYEIEGDGSPIVMIHSGGVDSRVWRYMVPELARSFKVITFDGRGTGRSPAMLEPTSLVEDLRKLLEHLGLERVTLVGHSMGGQVATDFTLSYPSMVEQLVVLAPSLTGYVYSQEFTNYMTSVNAAAPDISKLVELSLAGPVYQATMASPHRSFLREMHVHYMNRVFTEWRSFEVLWPEPPSIERLETIAASTLFIQGTIEWPDMYNIAEHFKRVPAIRFAEIKGADHMLVLTHAEQLANCIQQFVLGEQDKTADPKSE; from the coding sequence ATGGACCTCTTTTACGAAATCGAAGGGGATGGATCCCCAATAGTAATGATTCACTCGGGAGGCGTCGATTCAAGGGTGTGGAGGTATATGGTGCCGGAACTAGCGCGATCCTTCAAGGTTATTACCTTTGATGGCCGGGGAACCGGCCGCTCGCCTGCAATGCTGGAGCCGACTTCACTTGTGGAGGATTTGCGCAAACTTCTCGAACATCTCGGGCTTGAGCGTGTTACACTTGTAGGCCATTCCATGGGTGGGCAGGTCGCGACTGATTTTACGTTGTCATATCCTTCCATGGTTGAGCAACTTGTGGTGCTTGCCCCTTCATTGACGGGATATGTATATTCGCAGGAGTTTACCAATTATATGACATCGGTGAATGCGGCCGCTCCCGATATTTCAAAGCTTGTGGAGTTGTCCTTAGCCGGACCGGTCTATCAGGCTACGATGGCCAGCCCCCATCGGAGTTTTCTGCGTGAAATGCATGTTCACTATATGAATAGGGTGTTTACGGAGTGGAGAAGCTTTGAGGTTCTGTGGCCAGAGCCGCCTTCCATTGAACGTTTAGAGACAATTGCCGCAAGTACATTATTTATTCAAGGAACGATCGAATGGCCGGATATGTATAATATCGCCGAGCACTTCAAGCGTGTACCTGCGATTAGATTTGCCGAAATCAAAGGGGCCGATCATATGCTTGTCCTTACTCATGCGGAGCAACTGGCGAATTGCATCCAGCAATTTGTACTGGGAGAGCAAGATAAGACTGCTGATCCAAAAAGTGAATGA
- a CDS encoding MDR family MFS transporter gives MQKQSSETFEAVEQQAAAKKMMWILMVGMLAPLFDTTITNVAIDTLVREFSTSVSTIQWVMTSYLLALGMVIPISGWAVERFGGKPMWLFSLGMFLLGSVLCSLAWNVESLIFFRTIQGIGGGLLMPIMQTLGVRAFKGENMGKMMATVGLPALLGPILGPVLGGLIINHLSWRWIFLVNIPICIVAIIMAWRGLPNEERGTRTLRLDLPGLMLLSPAIVLIIYGLGEVSSNHGFGHSAVLVPVLAGLALLAVFVVYAFRKGKEALLDIRLFRVRSLAVSSILLFLSGLTTYGAMLLLPLYFQQVRGESVLISGLLLVPQGIGMLLTRSLAGKLTDQIGSRPVVLAGTLLTLLGTWPFTQLGADTSYYYLGAALIVRGAGLGAVFLPVMASAYIGLSSQQIPHASSTTRIMQQIGGAFGASVIAIILQNEYNSVMSQNPAAIAVAFDHAFIWSVAFSALALIPAALLPRIKK, from the coding sequence TTGCAGAAGCAAAGCTCTGAAACGTTTGAAGCGGTTGAACAGCAGGCGGCCGCAAAAAAAATGATGTGGATTCTAATGGTCGGGATGCTGGCCCCGCTATTCGACACGACGATAACCAATGTTGCTATTGATACCTTGGTTCGGGAATTTAGTACCTCGGTGTCGACCATTCAATGGGTTATGACCAGTTATCTGCTTGCGCTTGGCATGGTCATTCCCATCAGCGGCTGGGCGGTGGAGCGATTTGGAGGCAAGCCTATGTGGCTATTTTCACTTGGCATGTTCCTGCTTGGTTCTGTTCTATGCAGCCTGGCGTGGAACGTGGAGAGCCTGATTTTTTTCCGTACGATACAGGGGATCGGTGGGGGATTGCTGATGCCGATTATGCAGACCTTGGGAGTACGCGCCTTCAAAGGGGAGAACATGGGTAAAATGATGGCAACGGTCGGTTTGCCGGCGCTGCTTGGACCGATTCTGGGGCCAGTATTGGGAGGCCTTATCATTAATCATCTGAGCTGGAGATGGATTTTCCTGGTGAATATTCCGATCTGCATCGTTGCCATCATTATGGCGTGGAGGGGGCTGCCTAATGAAGAACGCGGAACCCGAACGCTGCGGCTGGACCTGCCGGGACTGATGCTGCTTTCCCCGGCCATCGTTCTCATTATTTACGGTCTTGGAGAAGTAAGCTCCAACCACGGTTTCGGCCATTCCGCCGTTCTTGTTCCTGTTCTAGCGGGTTTAGCGCTTTTGGCTGTGTTTGTCGTGTATGCGTTTCGTAAAGGAAAAGAAGCATTGCTTGATATTAGGCTGTTCCGTGTGCGATCTTTAGCCGTATCGTCGATTCTGCTCTTTTTATCCGGCCTGACCACCTACGGGGCAATGCTTCTGCTGCCGTTATACTTCCAGCAAGTCCGCGGCGAATCTGTGCTTATCTCCGGCCTGCTGCTCGTGCCGCAAGGGATCGGGATGCTGCTGACAAGATCGCTTGCCGGCAAACTGACGGACCAGATCGGTTCGAGGCCCGTCGTTCTTGCCGGAACCTTGCTCACCTTGCTTGGAACATGGCCATTTACACAGCTTGGCGCAGATACGAGCTATTATTATTTGGGCGCAGCTTTGATCGTGCGGGGAGCAGGATTAGGGGCAGTGTTTCTGCCGGTCATGGCTTCCGCCTACATTGGCCTGTCTTCACAACAAATCCCGCATGCCAGCAGCACCACCCGGATTATGCAGCAAATCGGCGGCGCCTTTGGCGCATCGGTTATCGCGATTATTTTGCAGAACGAATATAATTCGGTCATGTCACAAAACCCTGCTGCTATAGCTGTAGCGTTCGATCATGCGTTTATCTGGTCGGTTGCCTTTTCTGCACTGGCGCTAATACCAGCGGCACTTCTGCCGAGAATAAAAAAATAA
- the ppsA gene encoding phosphoenolpyruvate synthase, whose protein sequence is MSSLVLGFQEMDKTQLWLVGGKGLHLGELSKIQGIQVPEGFCVTTAGYQKAIEQNETYHALLDQLTRLKVEDRAQIGEISRQIRQIITEAEIPSDVVKAVAQYLSLFGEKYAYAVRSSATAEDLPHASFAGQQDTYLNIIGKDAILQHISKCWASLFTERAVIYRMQNGFDHRQVYLSVVIQKMVFPQASGIVFTADPMTSNRKLLSIDASFGLGEALVSGLVSADCYKVREEEIVEKRIAAKKLAIFGRQEGGTETRQLDPGQQTAQTLTDGEILELARIGRQIEAYFGQPQDIEWCLADGTFYIVQSRPITTLYPIPEADDQENHVYVSVGHQQMMTDPIKPLGLSFYLLMTPALMRKAGGRLFLDVAPMLASPAGRETILNTLGRSDLLIKDALMTLIERGDFVKSVPDDQPAPDTIRSNPDPLAQFHNDPAIVSDLIKHSQALIGQLKQNIQTKSGPALFDFIREDLQQLMKFLTDPQSLSAIMAVMNASRWINENMNEWLGEKNAADTLSQSVRDNVTSEMGLELMDVADVIRPYPEVIDYLQYVKADNFLDELHKFDGGQETRDAIYAFLQKYGMHCTGEIDITRTRWSEKPSMLVPMILGNIRNFEPHAGGLKFEHGRQEAMAKEQELLERLKGLPDGETKAKETKRMIDIVRNFSGYREYPKYAWMNHYFIYKQALLKEAARLVQAGVIHEKEDIYHLSFEELHEAVRTHKLDYQIISKRKEEYKLYDKLTPPRVITSDGEIIAGEYKRENLPAGAIVGLAVSSGVIEGRARVIVNMEAADLEEGDILVTTFTDPSWTPLFVSIKGLVTEVGGLMTHGAVIAREYGLPAVVGVENATRLIADGQRIRVNGTEGYIEIL, encoded by the coding sequence ATGAGTTCTTTGGTTCTCGGTTTTCAGGAAATGGATAAAACGCAGCTTTGGCTCGTTGGCGGAAAGGGGCTCCATTTAGGGGAATTATCCAAAATTCAGGGGATACAAGTACCGGAAGGATTTTGTGTTACAACAGCGGGGTACCAAAAAGCCATCGAACAAAACGAAACATACCATGCTTTGCTGGATCAGCTAACCAGGCTAAAAGTAGAGGATCGGGCCCAAATTGGTGAGATCAGCAGGCAGATCAGGCAGATCATAACGGAAGCAGAAATCCCTTCCGATGTTGTGAAAGCAGTTGCTCAATATCTCTCCTTATTTGGCGAGAAATATGCTTATGCCGTACGTTCCAGCGCGACTGCTGAAGATTTGCCGCATGCTTCTTTTGCCGGCCAACAAGATACCTATTTAAATATCATCGGCAAAGATGCGATCCTGCAGCATATCAGCAAATGCTGGGCATCCCTGTTCACGGAGCGCGCGGTAATCTACCGTATGCAGAATGGATTCGACCACAGGCAAGTTTATTTGTCCGTTGTCATTCAAAAGATGGTTTTTCCGCAGGCTTCAGGGATTGTGTTTACCGCTGATCCCATGACTTCTAACCGGAAGTTGTTATCCATCGATGCCAGTTTTGGGCTTGGAGAAGCTCTGGTCTCCGGCTTGGTCTCAGCCGATTGTTATAAAGTGCGGGAAGAAGAAATCGTCGAGAAGAGGATTGCAGCCAAAAAACTGGCTATCTTTGGACGACAAGAAGGCGGAACTGAGACCCGGCAGCTCGATCCCGGTCAGCAAACGGCTCAAACACTTACGGATGGGGAAATTTTAGAGCTGGCACGCATCGGAAGACAGATCGAGGCTTATTTCGGCCAGCCACAAGATATCGAATGGTGTCTGGCTGATGGTACATTTTATATTGTCCAGAGCCGGCCGATCACTACTTTATATCCGATCCCTGAAGCGGATGATCAAGAGAATCACGTGTACGTGTCTGTCGGCCACCAACAAATGATGACCGATCCCATCAAACCGCTCGGATTGTCATTTTATCTATTAATGACTCCAGCGCTGATGCGAAAAGCTGGCGGGAGGTTGTTCCTTGATGTTGCACCGATGCTGGCTTCGCCTGCCGGCAGAGAAACGATATTGAATACGCTGGGCCGATCTGATCTGCTTATCAAAGACGCGCTTATGACCCTCATAGAGCGAGGGGATTTTGTAAAAAGTGTACCGGATGATCAACCCGCACCTGACACCATCAGAAGCAATCCAGATCCGCTGGCACAATTCCATAACGATCCGGCAATCGTCTCGGATTTAATTAAGCACAGTCAAGCGTTGATCGGACAGTTGAAACAAAACATTCAAACGAAGTCGGGACCGGCGTTATTCGATTTTATTCGGGAAGATCTCCAGCAATTAATGAAATTCTTGACTGACCCGCAAAGTTTGAGTGCCATTATGGCCGTTATGAATGCTTCAAGATGGATCAATGAAAACATGAACGAGTGGTTAGGTGAAAAAAATGCGGCGGATACGCTTTCTCAATCTGTGCGGGACAACGTTACTTCAGAAATGGGGCTGGAGCTAATGGATGTCGCGGATGTGATTCGTCCCTATCCGGAGGTCATTGATTATTTGCAATATGTAAAAGCGGATAACTTTTTGGATGAACTCCATAAGTTTGACGGCGGACAGGAGACCCGTGATGCGATCTATGCTTTTCTCCAAAAATACGGAATGCACTGCACCGGAGAAATCGATATAACAAGAACGCGATGGAGCGAAAAACCGAGTATGCTTGTCCCCATGATCCTGGGCAACATTAGAAACTTTGAACCTCATGCCGGCGGATTGAAATTCGAACATGGGCGACAGGAAGCTATGGCCAAGGAACAAGAGCTCTTGGAACGATTGAAGGGCCTTCCGGACGGCGAGACAAAAGCCAAAGAAACCAAACGAATGATCGACATCGTCCGGAATTTCAGCGGTTACCGGGAATATCCCAAATACGCTTGGATGAATCACTACTTCATTTATAAGCAGGCTTTGCTGAAAGAAGCCGCACGGCTTGTACAAGCGGGCGTGATCCATGAAAAAGAAGATATCTACCATCTCTCTTTTGAAGAGCTTCACGAAGCCGTACGCACCCACAAACTGGATTATCAGATCATCAGCAAGCGAAAAGAGGAATACAAATTATATGATAAACTAACTCCCCCGCGTGTCATCACGTCTGATGGCGAAATTATTGCAGGCGAGTACAAACGGGAAAATCTCCCGGCGGGAGCTATTGTGGGTCTGGCTGTTTCTTCCGGAGTGATTGAGGGGCGGGCGCGTGTCATTGTAAATATGGAAGCTGCTGATCTTGAAGAGGGAGATATATTAGTCACGACGTTTACTGACCCTAGCTGGACACCATTGTTCGTTTCCATAAAAGGTCTGGTCACCGAAGTTGGCGGACTGATGACCCATGGAGCCGTTATCGCGCGTGAATATGGCTTGCCGGCAGTTGTCGGAGTGGAGAATGCGACCAGACTGATCGCAGACGGGCAACGAATTCGCGTGAATGGAACAGAAGGGTACATTGAAATATTGTAA
- a CDS encoding TetR/AcrR family transcriptional regulator, translating into MSTSQEQDKLKTRRRGKELEAAILQAVREELKERGYSNLTMDGVAERSGTSKAVLYRRWANRAEIVLAAIRERVPLPLEEVPDYGNLRDDVCGVLRSMNQNNIEVMMKAFYGLVTEIGAMPLASLIFPEGRNNRTMTIVLQRAVDRGEISAEAVTPRMLTLPSDLARNEIILYNKPMSEQTIAEIVDEVYLPLLLKR; encoded by the coding sequence ATGTCCACTTCTCAAGAACAGGATAAATTGAAAACCAGACGCAGAGGCAAAGAACTGGAAGCCGCTATACTACAAGCGGTGCGGGAAGAATTGAAAGAACGGGGATATTCTAATCTTACGATGGACGGAGTGGCGGAACGGTCGGGAACAAGCAAAGCCGTACTTTACCGGCGATGGGCCAACCGTGCTGAGATTGTACTTGCGGCAATCCGGGAACGCGTGCCCCTGCCGCTGGAGGAGGTACCCGATTACGGGAATCTGCGGGATGATGTTTGCGGAGTGCTTAGATCGATGAATCAGAACAATATCGAAGTGATGATGAAGGCTTTCTACGGGCTCGTAACGGAAATCGGGGCCATGCCGCTTGCCTCCTTAATATTCCCTGAAGGACGTAATAACAGGACAATGACAATAGTGCTGCAGCGGGCCGTAGACCGGGGAGAGATATCGGCCGAAGCCGTTACCCCGCGGATGCTTACTTTACCATCAGATTTGGCCCGCAATGAGATAATCCTTTATAATAAGCCCATGTCTGAGCAGACGATAGCTGAGATTGTGGACGAAGTATACTTGCCGCTTTTGTTAAAGCGGTGA
- a CDS encoding class I SAM-dependent methyltransferase — translation MNNSWNRIIYKLWAPLYDRVFNSGAFAGARKKALSGLDLKPGQQVLLVGAGTGADLPLISGRGLSITAIDLSPAMLAEARSKIKEGEKITFLEMDAQDLRFGDETFDVVIANLILSVVPDAERCMQEIVRVTSHGGKIVIFDKFASNGRVSPVMKVMRPLISVLGTDIGRDFNLLFLPYNEQLSMKEESPLLMRGMYRKIVLKKN, via the coding sequence ATGAACAATAGCTGGAACAGAATCATTTATAAGCTTTGGGCACCTCTGTATGATCGGGTATTTAATTCAGGTGCTTTTGCCGGGGCGCGGAAGAAAGCTTTATCGGGTCTTGATTTGAAACCTGGTCAGCAGGTATTGCTGGTCGGAGCCGGAACGGGAGCGGATTTGCCTCTAATCTCAGGCCGCGGCCTATCGATCACTGCCATCGATCTTTCTCCGGCAATGCTGGCTGAAGCCCGTTCCAAAATCAAGGAAGGCGAGAAAATTACCTTTTTGGAGATGGACGCGCAGGATCTCCGTTTCGGGGACGAGACATTCGATGTGGTAATCGCAAACCTTATCTTGTCGGTAGTACCAGATGCGGAACGCTGCATGCAGGAAATCGTTCGCGTAACGAGCCATGGCGGTAAAATTGTTATATTCGATAAATTTGCGTCTAATGGACGTGTATCACCGGTAATGAAAGTAATGCGTCCGCTAATTTCAGTTCTCGGAACGGATATTGGCCGGGACTTTAATCTGCTCTTTCTTCCCTATAATGAGCAGTTGTCCATGAAGGAGGAAAGTCCACTCCTAATGCGCGGGATGTATCGTAAAATTGTGCTCAAAAAAAACTGA
- a CDS encoding AAA family ATPase produces MIYLRSFKLSDYTDRNPNIYPDYVFKHVAGEVLLFDRITVLYGNNGSGKSTLLNVISNKLEIPGAEKMTSYGHSIYAQRFLDLSSYQLGHDEQEHEIRQLPKGSRYMKSEDILYEIKKIQQSSVLREGIMYEQINKGMSKAQAEQYEATYAFKKKLDDIQFSQEKYSNGETSMQFFEEYLQPGQLYLLDEPETSLSPANQIRMAEQINELARYFDSQFIIATHSPFVLGTLHAKIYNLDARPLQTAEWFELDNVQFFYQFFNKHKQLFE; encoded by the coding sequence ATGATTTATTTGAGAAGCTTTAAGCTCTCTGATTATACGGACCGAAATCCAAATATATACCCTGATTATGTATTTAAGCACGTGGCTGGAGAGGTGTTATTGTTTGATCGGATTACTGTGTTGTATGGCAATAACGGCAGCGGAAAATCCACTTTACTCAATGTAATCTCTAACAAGCTGGAAATCCCGGGGGCTGAAAAGATGACAAGCTATGGGCATAGTATTTATGCTCAGCGATTTCTTGATCTAAGCAGCTATCAGCTCGGGCATGATGAGCAGGAGCATGAAATCAGGCAGCTTCCAAAGGGAAGCCGATATATGAAATCAGAGGATATTTTATATGAAATCAAGAAGATACAGCAATCTTCCGTATTGCGTGAGGGAATCATGTATGAGCAGATTAACAAAGGAATGAGCAAGGCTCAGGCGGAACAATATGAGGCTACGTATGCGTTTAAGAAGAAGCTGGATGACATTCAATTCTCACAGGAAAAATACTCTAATGGAGAAACGTCCATGCAGTTTTTTGAGGAATACCTGCAACCCGGCCAATTGTATTTATTGGACGAGCCGGAAACGTCACTTTCTCCCGCAAATCAAATACGGATGGCAGAACAAATCAATGAGCTGGCACGATATTTTGATAGTCAATTTATTATTGCCACGCATTCTCCCTTTGTTTTAGGCACGTTGCATGCAAAAATATATAATCTGGATGCCAGGCCTCTTCAGACAGCAGAATGGTTTGAGCTAGACAATGTACAATTTTTTTATCAATTTTTCAATAAGCATAAGCAGTTGTTTGAATAA
- a CDS encoding helix-turn-helix domain-containing protein yields the protein MFVEPNTFIIFNKNSPYFYRDAEWPLVHDWFHFEMEAADAFFDRLNLPLDTLIKAYDPFYISRKVNEIHWENLQNGTFRNEIIDYTLRCLFMKLSDIRNHLEPHNQISKYYDQFLNLRNEVFSTPSTWYTVEFLADKMNMSRSYFQHMYKQIFGIPVINDIILNRLGYASYLLKNTSYAISHISGICGYENDVHFMRQFKKFVGITPSEYREKSDVGQ from the coding sequence GTGTTTGTTGAACCTAATACCTTCATTATTTTTAACAAAAACAGCCCCTATTTCTACCGGGATGCCGAATGGCCTCTGGTCCATGACTGGTTCCATTTTGAAATGGAGGCTGCAGATGCTTTTTTTGACCGGCTGAATCTCCCTCTGGATACCTTAATCAAAGCATATGACCCCTTCTATATTTCCAGAAAAGTGAATGAGATTCATTGGGAGAACCTGCAGAACGGAACCTTCCGCAATGAGATCATCGATTACACCCTTCGCTGCCTGTTCATGAAGCTTAGCGATATCCGAAATCATCTGGAGCCGCACAACCAGATCAGTAAATACTACGATCAGTTCCTGAACCTGAGAAATGAGGTTTTCAGTACTCCTTCTACCTGGTATACTGTCGAGTTCCTGGCGGATAAAATGAATATGAGCCGGTCATATTTTCAGCACATGTACAAACAAATCTTTGGCATTCCGGTAATTAACGATATCATCCTGAACAGATTAGGATATGCCTCCTATTTGCTGAAGAACACATCATATGCGATCAGCCATATTTCCGGAATTTGCGGTTATGAGAACGATGTACATTTTATGCGGCAATTCAAAAAGTTCGTAGGAATAACTCCAAGTGAATACAGGGAAAAATCTGATGTTGGGCAATAA